One genomic segment of Chelonia mydas isolate rCheMyd1 chromosome 1, rCheMyd1.pri.v2, whole genome shotgun sequence includes these proteins:
- the TMEM121B gene encoding transmembrane protein 121B: MHRAVSNQRSGSSSSSSGSFQPPPPPPHPAADLQPLFLGGRSRRVSGSSSGSARARSSSSSSSGGEEEEESISKPLVPAPAAPAPAASSPASSSSSSGCSMTAGELYGGAGPAGGAAAATAGGLLWPGGGSGGSRWGYKALSLVLLLGQGALLDLYLIAVTDLYWCSWIATDLVLAAGWGIFFCRNSRARRRERPPPGHPPPPPLHPLLLHPPHGGRGAGRAGGPLRGGDFAYAHLAWLIYSIAFTPKAALILGTSILELIELRLPLGITGFRVTLALSAPLLYCLLRAIGPDGAGQLLLPPQPPPQHRAAAAFLATCLDLLDSFTLLELVLQPGRPAPLPGPLRYLLIAVYFLSLASPVLWLYELSAARPPGAARLALHLLLPAGLLDAPLLALRCLLLLRYQQPLSVFMLKNLFFLACRGLEAMETCCLLRPAAGGAKYSAAPGPGPGAAQLSHCISENDMGPHGYVNTLAVSAQN, translated from the coding sequence ATGCACCGAGCTGTCTCCAACCAGCGCtcgggctcctcctcctcctcctccggctccttccagccgccgccgccccctcctcaccccgccgccgacctgcagcccctcttcctgGGCGGCCGCAGCCGGCGCGTGTCGGGCTCCAGCTCGGGCTCGGCCCGggcccgcagcagcagcagcagcagcagcgggggcgaggaggaggaggagagcatcAGCAAACCCCTGGTGCCGGCCCCGGCCGCGCCGGCCcccgccgcctcctccccggcctccagcagcagcagctcgggCTGCAGCATGACGGCGGGGGAGCTGTACGGGGGCGCGGGCCCGgccgggggggcggcggcggccacCGCCGGAGGGCTGCTGTGGCCTGGCGGGGGCTCCGGCGGGTCGCGCTGGGGCTACAAGGCGCtgtccctggtgctgctgctggggcagggcgCGCTGCTGGACCTTTACCTGATCGCCGTCACCGACCTCTACTGGTGCAGCTGGATCGCCACCGACCTGGTGCTGGCGGCCGGCTGGGGCATCTTCTTCTGCCGCAACAGCCGGGCCCGGCGCCGGGAGCGCCCCCCGCCGggtcaccctccgccccctccgcTGCACccgctgctgctgcaccccccccACGGCGGCCGGGgcgcgggccgggctgggggcccCCTGCGGGGCGGGGACTTCGCCTACGCGCACCTGGCCTGGCTGATCTACTCCATCGCCTTCACCCCCAAGGCGGCGCTGATCCTGGGCACCTCCATCCTGGAGCTGATCGAGCTGCGCCTGCCGCTGGGCATCACCGGCTTCCGCGTCACCCTGGCGCTCTCCGCCCCGCTGCTCTACTGCCTGCTGCGGGCCATCGGCCCCGACGGCGccggccagctgctgctgccgccccagcccccgccccagcaccGCGCCGCCGCCGCCTTCCTGGCCACCTGCCTCGACCTGCTGGACAGCTTCACCCTGCTGGAGCTGGTGCTGCAGCCCGGCCGCCCGGCCCCGCTGCCCGGCCCGCTGCGCTACCTGCTCATCGCCGTCTACTTCCTCAGCCTGGCCTCGCCCGTGCTCTGGCTCTACGAGCTCAGCGCCGCCCGGCCGCCCGGCGCCGCCCGCCTGGCCCTGCACCTGCTGCTGCCCGCCGGGCTGCTGGACGCGCCGCTGCTCGCCCTgcgctgcctcctgctgctgcgcTACCAGCAGCCGCTCTCCGTCTTCATGCTCAAGAACCTCTTCTTCCTGGCCTGCCGCGGCCTCGAGGCCATGGAGACCTGCTGCCTGCTCCGCCCCGCCGCCGGGGGCGCCAAGTACAGCGCGGCCCCTGGCCCGGGGCCCGGCGCcgcccagctcagccactgcatCTCCGAGAACGACATGGGGCCCCACGGCTACGTCAACACCCTGGCGGTCAGCGCCCAGAACTGA